Proteins found in one Oryza glaberrima chromosome 4, OglaRS2, whole genome shotgun sequence genomic segment:
- the LOC127769614 gene encoding tau-cadinol synthase-like, giving the protein MSSSDTTTHEDELVFEPSVWGDFFINYEQQPLQRSERWMHERAEKLTWDIRTLFGTCNDVSVKMNLVDSVQHLGIDHLFQEEIDDALASIHGSEFKSFNLYEVALRFRLLREHGFWVSPDAFNKFKGDDGRFRNEIAYDPKGLLSLYNAAHLLIHGEPELEEAISFARKHLELMTQDSVLNPPLAEQVKRALSLPLPRTFKRVETICYMLEYQRESGNIPILLELAKLDFNLLQHIHLEELKAISGWWKDLCGYMELSYVRDRVIEAYTWSYMSFYEESFAWTRMFLAKIIALTTVMDDTYDTHATIEESRLLNTAIQRWDKSATSILPEYLKKYYNKLLTNFEEFEDQVTVNEKYQVSYTKQEFQKQSTYYLQEAEWSNQKHKPSFKDQVAMSTKSSAVHLMCVASMVGWGNAMVTEAFEWTACGNDAVIACAKIGRFMNDIAGFKRGKNKGDAASSVECYMNENGVTSDVAFAKIDSLVEDEWRTTNQTRLEHRTLLPIVQRVVNHTVSMVLFYDDRKDAYTFGTILREIIKSLFVRPAPI; this is encoded by the exons ATGTCGTCGAGTGATACTACTACTCATGAGGATGAACTCGTCTTTGAGCCGTCGGTGTGGGGTGACTTCTTTATCAACTACGAACAACAACCATTGCAG AGATCGGAGAGATGGATGCATGAGAGGGCGGAGAAGCTGACATGGGACATCCGGACACTGTTTGGTACCTGCAATGACGTGTCGGTGAAGATGAACTTAGTGGATTCTGTCCAACATCTCGGAATCGATCACCTCTTCCAAGAGGAGATTGATGATGCTCTAGCGAGCATCCATGGCAGTGAATTCAAAAGTTTTAATCTCTATGAGGTTGCTCTTCGGTTTCGCTTGCTTAGAGAGCATGGGTTTTGGGTATCTCCAG ATGCATTCAATAaatttaagggagatgatggcaGGTTTCGAAATGAGATAGCGTATGACCCAAAGGGGCTACTAAGTTTATACAACGCTGCTCACCTCCTCATTCATGGCGAGCCAGAACTTGAAGAAGCAATCTCATTTGCACGAAAACACCTTGAATTGATGACTCAAGACAGTGTTCTCAACCCTCCTTTAGCTGAGCAAGTCAAGCGTGCACTTAGCCTACCACTGCCAAGGACTTTCAAGAGAGTAGAGACTATTTGCTACATGTTGGAGTACCAACGAGAATCAGGAAATATCCCAATTCTTCTTGAACTCGCGAAGCTAGATTTTAACCTCCTGCAACATATCCACTTGGAGGAACTCAAAGCAATTTCTGG ATGGTGGAAAGATCTTTGTGGGTACATGGAGCTAAGTTATGTTAGGGATCGTGTGATAGAGGCGTACACTTGGTCCTACATGTCGTTCTATGAGGAAAGCTTTGCATGGACCAGAATGTTTCTTGCCAAAATAATTGCGCTGACTACTGTGATGGATGATACATATGATACCCATGCCACCATAGAGGAAAGCCGGCTGCTAAACACAGCCATACAAAG ATGGGACAAGAGCGCTACTTCTATTCTGCCAGAGTACCTgaaaaaatactataataaattGTTGACCAACTTTGAGGAGTTTGAGGATCAAGTGACGGTCAATGAAAAATACCAGGTTTCTTACACCAAACAAGAG TTTCAAAAACAGTCCACTTATTATCTTCAAGAAGCTGAATGGTCCAACCAGAAACACAAGCCAAGCTTTAAAGATCAGGTAGCTATGTCAACCAAATCCTCAGCTGTGCATTTAATGTGTGTGGCTAGTATGGTTGGTTGGGGTAATGCAATGGTGACAGAAGCATTCGAGTGGACAGCTTGTGGTAATGACGCGGTCATAGCATGCGCTAAGATTGGACGTTTTATGAATGATATTGCTGGATTTAAG CGTGGAAAGAACAAGGGAGATGCTGCGAGCTCTGTAGAGTGTTACATGAATGAGAATGGGGTCACAAGCGATGTCGCCTTTGCAAAGATTGATTCACTGGTCGAAGACGAATGGAGAACCACAAACCAGACACGCCTTGAGCATCGTACACTGCTGCCCATAGTGCAGCGTGTTGTGAACCATACCGTTTCTATGGTACTCTTCTATGATGACAGGAAGGATGCCTACACATTTGGCACAATTCTCAGGGAGATTATCAAGTCGCTCTTCGTGAGGCCTGCTCCCATCTAG